The following are from one region of the Desulfomonilaceae bacterium genome:
- the trxB gene encoding thioredoxin-disulfide reductase, translating to MQTDLIILGGGPAGLTAGLYAARARIKVVLLEKGAPGGQMAATELVDNYPGQPDPILGYELAQKMETQARKFGLEIQNADIVSVSKTDSGFDLKNEDGTAYSSRTLILATGANPIKLGIPGEYKFAGRGVSYCAVCDGPFFKDVEVAVIGGGDSATEEAVYLTRFASRVHLVHRRNQLRAVKEIQEKAFAEPKLTIHWNSVPEEIVGKIDVESLFIRSTLDGNISKLPVGGVFFYVGIKPTDEAFRGLVQSDERGFILTDVNMAASVPGIFAAGDIRAKILRQISTAVGDGAIAAYSAQRYMEGL from the coding sequence ATGCAAACTGATTTAATCATCCTGGGGGGTGGCCCGGCGGGTTTGACTGCGGGTCTGTACGCTGCCAGGGCAAGGATAAAGGTAGTCTTGCTTGAGAAAGGCGCGCCTGGCGGTCAAATGGCCGCCACTGAGCTTGTAGACAATTATCCTGGTCAACCGGATCCGATTTTGGGGTATGAACTTGCCCAAAAAATGGAAACTCAAGCCCGGAAATTCGGTCTAGAAATCCAAAATGCAGATATCGTTTCAGTTTCAAAAACTGATTCAGGTTTTGATCTGAAGAATGAGGATGGAACCGCTTATTCTTCTCGAACGCTTATCCTGGCCACGGGAGCAAACCCGATAAAGCTGGGCATCCCCGGTGAATATAAATTCGCAGGCCGAGGCGTTAGTTATTGCGCTGTTTGTGATGGCCCTTTTTTTAAGGATGTTGAGGTCGCTGTTATAGGTGGTGGAGACTCAGCTACAGAAGAAGCAGTATATCTTACCAGGTTTGCTTCAAGAGTTCACCTTGTTCATCGGCGAAACCAATTGCGGGCGGTGAAGGAAATTCAGGAAAAAGCCTTTGCAGAACCGAAGTTAACAATCCATTGGAACTCAGTTCCAGAGGAGATTGTTGGAAAAATCGATGTTGAGTCTTTGTTTATTCGTTCAACTCTGGATGGAAATATTTCTAAACTTCCGGTGGGCGGAGTTTTTTTCTATGTTGGTATCAAGCCTACCGATGAAGCCTTTAGAGGTCTAGTGCAATCGGATGAGCGAGGTTTTATCTTAACCGATGTGAACATGGCAGCCTCGGTCCCTGGAATTTTTGCGGCAGGCGATATTAGGGCAAAAATCCTCCGACAAATATCCACGGCGGTGGGAGACGGCGCAATAGCGGCATACAGCGCCCAACGCTATATGGAAGGACTTTAG